DNA from Branchiostoma lanceolatum isolate klBraLanc5 chromosome 9, klBraLanc5.hap2, whole genome shotgun sequence:
GAATATACATACTGTCCGAGGAAGTAACGAGGAATATCTTCGAAACTCTTTCTCGTCTTTAAACAGATGCAAAGTACGATGTGGACGCCAACAAAAAGCCTAAGTGTCGCAGAGTCATCAAAAAGTTGCTGCAAACTGTTTGGTTTGTGTTGGGTCTAGCAGTTATCATCATGTTGCCTTATCTGACAGGTAAAccttttgttattttcttacTTATATATGATGTATTGAAAAAAGTTGAATAAAATTATTTCTATTTGGGGACATTATTGCGTCTTATCCACCTCACTTGTTTGTGTAACATAGTTAAAGTCATCAGTCTTTCTGAGGAGATGGTCAAACTGTTTGGAGAGATGACTGAACTGTCTGAGATGGCCAAATTGAACAGGTGGAATGATCTGGAACGTCAGTGCAACTTCCTAATATGAAGTTCAAATTTTATAAATGGAAAACATGCCATATGATTGAATGGCTGATGCGTCATAATGAGGTAACTTGCTATTATATCAACTATGATCAAATATATGTCAATTTTTGATTCTGGCTTCAAGCAAAATCtaacttttttctgtttttctttctgtcaGGGTCTCCAGGACATACGGGGGGAGAGGGAGACATAGGCGCAGTTGGCCCTACTTTCACTGAGCCTCCTGGTAAAAAGGGACCAATAGCGCCTGTTGGTCCTCCAGGACAAAAGGGAGCCAAGGGGCCAGCAAGCTCTGTTTcccctggacctccaggagagaagGGTCCAGTGGAGCGAGCTGGTCCTGCATCTGTCTGGCCTCCTtgacctccgggagaaaagggagccatgggacCGGCTTGCCCTCTAGAGCAAAATGGAgtcatggggccagctggccctgggTTTACCGGAcctcctggacctccgggagaaaaaGGAGCCATGGGGTCAgctggacctccgggagaatGGGGTCCACAGGGGTCAGCTGGTCCTGCAGCACAAGGACTGATGGGTCCTCCAGGGCCGCCTGGTTTGCAAGGAAGCTCAGTTTGTCCTACTGGCCGTTCCAAAGCCAACGGAGGTGAGGCATCACCCTGAGTTCCGAGGCATTTTGATTAATGGTTTGTGCTGGGAATTGATGTGATTGGCGGATAATTTTCTTGTACTATCGCCCACCCTGTTGTATCaatgtaaaacattttttttcaggatcCTGTCCCGAACGTTATGCGATGTGgcgtggaatctgctacaaaGGGTTCAAAATACCCTTGAACTTCCACGATGCGACTGAGACCTGTCGCAAAgatggcggcaccctcgccatgccccgagacgctgagaGCAATGCCTTCTTGTCATCTCTCAAGCAGCCCTTTTTTGCTCATCTGATTGGCCTGCATCAGCGTGAAGAAGGGAAGTTTGAGTGGATCGATGGGTCGCCACTTGAGAAGTACACCTTGTGGCATCCGTCACAACCAGAATAACCTTTTGGGGAAAAAGATTGCGTCATTCACTTGGCAAATAGATGGTCGCACTGGGAATGCCACTCCGCAGTAAGTTTCTTCTGCCAGGTTGTCCCAGGTACTTAAAAAACGCACTTTATCGTCATCACTTCAGAATAATATCATTTGGACTCTTTTTCTTAGAAAACTgggaaaatgttgtattttggagTTTTGAACGGGGTGTAAAATATACCCTTTTTTGTTCTTATTAGTTCGTCAACTCAAGCCATGAGAGTCAAGTCAATTGTTATGGTGGATGAGATTCTGGTACAGAAAAATCCATGCCTTTGCCATGACCGCGTAAAGCAGGAACTAACTTTAGGAACTTAAGATGTATAATGAAAGTTACTGACTTTTATTCAATCCAAAAATCTACTGTTGATAGTTGTAATGCAGCAACTGACGAAATGTACTAatcaaaatgataataaaaacacTTAAACTCGTGCAGAAGAATTTCCATAATTTTTCTATGTTCTCTTAGATTTAATCAAATAAGGCACTGTATTTCATTCTTCGAAATGATTGTGGTATGTTCAGTGATGTTTACCTGTAAATTCAAGGGCTATCAATTCTATGTAGTTTGGTTCTGGCTATCAAGCATCGATAAGTATCATGCTTTTTGTTTACAAAGAAAGTAGAGAATATTTCCTTGTTAGTATTAGTACGTGCAGTATTGTCAATGTGATGTAAAGTGTGACAGAAAGCAGATGATAAGTACAAAGAAATGAGTGATTCAATTTATAGAGCCAAGATGATAATCCTCTTCTGCAGTGTCAACATTTTAAACTTTGTATGAGTTTGTCTAGCGAAACATTAACTCGATGTGATATCCAGACACGAGGTTTGTgcatataaaaataaaaataaaaactccTTTAGAGATATGAATTAAGGTGATAGTCgaaaaaaatatgtacagtGATAACTTCTTGcaagaaaaataataaataGGAGTTCAATATTCTAAATATGTATACTGTATGCAAAGTCACTAGATTGcggtaaaaaaaatgacaaattgtTAATGAAACTGTCTTGACATCTGATACTAAGTCTCCTTGCAGAAACATATTCGTCttaaatgaaaacataaacaaaatacgAACACCGCATCGTTTCTGAAGAATTTAGACTTCATTTAAATTCGAAAGAACATATATTTTTGCACTAAGGAGAAAATAACCATGActtgacattttgttttttttcgcagTGAAGAAAGCTTGAAGGCTTGCTTAATCCAGTAAGTagaaacaaaatatatcaacaAGAACATTTTAAACTTCATGAATAATGTGATGTCACCTAATTGTAAAGTCCTCAtagaacaacaaaatataatacacgGCCTCTGTGAAAGATAATTGATTCAAATGAAGATGTTGGTTGGTTTGATGATTAGATATGTGTGATTTTATATCTCATGATCTCATACTAGTAGTATCTACACctatctatatatctaacaATATATTCAAAATATGTATAAAAATGAACATCATGCACTGGTCACAAGGTAGAACAAAATATTCAGgcagatcttgatcttgatctgtTACTgagcaacacccctcttgttggggtaaagcgctcaggggagtgcgctgcgctTATTGTCCTCTGAGGTGCTGGAGTACcgcctccttgaacttgggagggTCAGTTGTAAAAGATGATAACATTATACATAAATTGCAATATACTAGTTATAAGAAATCAATGCTTGCAATTTGATCAAAATTGTACCACGACGTCTGCCTTATTGTAGATGTAAAACTCATTCACATAATTCGATAAGACCGTTTGCTTTTGAGGCCGATGGTCTTCACAATTCTCTAGCAGTTTAGTCACTTACTAGATTAGTTCTCTATATCTGTAAACAATTAGCAATAACTTAATTATCATGTACgttagttgccatacattgtaccagctacaattgtcgcgcaataaagttcttcttcttcttcttatgcCGTCACCGATTATATTATTTTGTATGGCCTCACTTTGGATGTTTATAGTATgaattcaagaatattctgtatacggGTGtataatagtacctttaccaTATAGCGTACAAAGTATCAAGGTGCACCTGTGCATCTTCAGTCAAATGTTAGGTGCAAAGCTCAAAATTTGAGGGCACAAAAATCCATATTCACTTATTATGTCGAGCCCGGGAGGGTTGGCAATCGGTTAgaagcctactctccaagcagaggagtggattcggctagtttttgacgggctttttattttgtacCGTTTCCTTGGTTGATGACATAAAGAATACGGGATGaatagaaaggccgacaaaaacgcgtAATAACATGCCAAAAACCAGCTGGAGCcgccactcctctgcttggacagtaggCTTCCAACCAATTGCCTACGCTCCCGGGCTCGAAatagtgtgtgcatgtgcatgtgcaaaaAAAcccccctctgcttggagagtattgagAATCAGTCAGGAGGGAGGTCAGAATATGTgggaggtggggggggggggggggttgataATTGCATTAGACTATTGCAAATGCAGCTGCTGGTTATCAACGATGTCAGTACATAAACAGCGATACATAACCGTAACAGCCGTACATAAACAGCAATATCGTTTTAGGGTATTGTACAAATCGGAATTTCGGTCTATGCTTTAATTGCACATTTGGAGTAAATTTTTCAATTGTCCAAATTGCCGTTTTAATGGGTAGGCGAGAAGAACCCGATAGCAAAACAGTATGTAACGGCTTTTGTTCTTATTTGTTTCAATTTAATGCCGCCTTATGGCGTAATACAACACGTTtgcactgaagagtacaagtcTCTCACTGGGAAGGATCCCTTACGTTTTTATAAGTGTGatgagttcttttacgtgctcgaggtgtggctctgctTTAACATTGGACTTACATTTaaagtcctatccgagggacatccctaaccgaagccaggtactctATTTCACCTGAGTGCCGTGAGGGAATTCATGTTAAGTGTCAATGTCAAGTGGACAACTTAGAGGACCCAAGGTTCGAACCCTGGACATAAAATGGGCCATGTCTTAATCATGTTTGTCTGAAGGCTTTACAGACGCAGTAATATATATTGTTATTAGATTTAGTTCACTAAGGATAACTTTTTGGTTGCAAATACAGATAGGTTCGTGTTAAGTATTTTAAGGGGAAATTGTGACAGGAGTTTGCAGGAGGTAACATTCCataattgttatcaattgtcaGAATATGTCAGAAATTTCGGGTGGTACTGAAGCGACGACTAGTAATCCGTGATGGTACTGCAATCTGGAAGAGATGGACGATATACTGATTTTGCCGaataaagcccccctcttactggacccgcggcacgctggcgacgttactgcggccgatcgaagtGACGAAGCTCTCAACGAATTTGATCGACAAAAAAGTTATATTTTTGAGCTTCGtctgtattgttgtctttttggtcatacttgtacgttttgaatgatattcccattataaagccaATGGTAACACGAATCCagcttaggacgcagcgacgccgccagcgtgccgtgggtccagtgagaggggggcttaatgcttcggtcccaattctgcctgtgcccgtcggggatgtagccccagccgggctctgacgtctaGTGGGTACCGGCTGCCGTGGTCACGAtcaaaagtttccttcacgctgccctgcaggagGGTGCTCATGCGGGAAAATACAATACTATGAACACACGGAGTCTTGTAGGAGATTAGAAACAAAAAGTTCGCATCTAAATGAACGAATTGTTGCAAAATCTAAGCTAGCGCGCCATAAACAAATGAATCATGACGCACGTTCACTCCAAAACTACATAAATTAATCAAAATTCATAATGTGGCAATATTTTGCGTCATCTCAGGATTTTTCCAACTGCACATGGGGATTTTCGCCTCGGCATACATCTTAAGCGATAAGTGTAGCGGATTCTTTAACGTACTGGAGATGTGCCAATAGTTTCAATGGTCTTCTTCTAATGACTTTAAACCCCACCCGTAGTGTCAAAATGTAGTGTCGGATGGTTTTTCGTTTTGTTACTCCCCTTGTCGTAATGTATCTTACCCCTTCGCATTATGTTCAATGTTTTCCCGACTACCTCCTCCCTTTATAATTACGATATTCAGAGGGTCTTTGTAGACGCATGACTCGGATTAATATCGTGATTGAAAGGGTTGTGAAAAACTTTGAAGTTGATTACATTTCTCACTGCATTTTAAGACAGCAAGACAATTTCTGCAGTGTAGTTTCGTATTATGATTTATGTGAAAAGCACTTTCCAAATGAGTCTGTGCTGGTAGAAAAACACCAGTCGGCCCGGGAGTCggttttgtttttctggccCTACGTTGCTGGCAGGTAACTGACGTTGTTGTTATCTGTCCATTTTAGTCACCATTAATAACTGGAAATTCCCGTgcaaaaatatatatcaaacGAGAAACACATTGGAAGAAACGATGCAGACGGCATACGAGAAAGAAGAACGGGATATGCGGCATAACAACACGGACTGTGATCCAGAAACTACCGAGATGCCCCTCCCTCCGAACTCTGTTCATGTTAGAAAGGCTGGAATAGCAGGGGATAAAGAACGTGTGTCCCCAACTGCACTGTACCGGGACAAAACAGAACACAAGGAATCAGTTCTGCCTGACGACAGAGGTAAAGACAAATCTACTAAGACTTTGTCACAGCTCTATTCAGCCAATCCGGAGTCGGGATATGAGACTTGCCGGCCGGAACTCCCTTCTCAACAAAATTCAGCCGGCCAGTGTGATGACGTGGACCAAACTGAACCTACTTCTCCTGAACAAGCTAACGTTAAAGGTATGATGCTTATGTAATTTGATGGAAAGTAAAATAGAAAGGCAATTAAGGAAAATTCAAACCGTTTGGTTTTTAAAAGAAGGAAGGCGTTTTGACATCGCAgtgcctgtttttttttgctctttgtttattcatttttgacatggcaaacacaacaacagaaacaatgATAGATGATATATTAACTGCCATGTATCATCAAATGCATTGATACCTAGGTTAATAACGTCAACAATACTTTGCAATATTCCGAAATGAAGTTAAGTGTACGATGTTGTTGAGAATTCATACTGTTTCAAACTTCAAATTTATTTAGACCGGACTTTTTACAAACATCTCGGGACGAGGAGGTAGTTTgattttgacccccccccccctcccgtaACTCCCAAACTACACATCGtatcatttacatttttttagaaGATGAGGTATGAGTAAAATAAATGTATTAGGACAATTTTGGTGTCATAGTCACGTAATGTGACGTAATTATAAAGTTATTGACGTGATTTCATTGGCTGGAAATGTATAAACAGAGTATCCCCATAAAATTCGGTATAAAATCTTAGCGAAAACGGTGACTAACAGAATGTCTGCAATGAATTTTGTTGTCAATAACAAAAGGAACGACAGAACATTTTTTTAGCAAATAACCTCAAAATACAAATATGGAACACGATTTAAATAGAACAACCGGTCTTATTTGAATGCTTTTATGTAAAACGattaccaggtagtgacgataTTGAAAGGAAATGTTACAGTTTCTACCCAAGCTAATGATATATATCTTGGATTTTGTTCTATGACGTTATCAAGTAAGCATGATTAATCAATATCagatcataaaagttacattgtgTAATATAAGTTCTACTTAATGTAGAAAAATAGGTGTTGTTTAGCAAGGAAACCTAAAACCTACACTGTTAAAACCGAAATTTGCGAATTTGCAATTGCTACATGAAAAATCATGAGCTTACATAAATATGTTTGGCGGCTCTAGCATATGCCCTTTAGGAGTTATACGACTtaaaaagccccccccccccgtctgaaTAGATTTAAAGCCAGACATCATGTAACCGATCTACGTGCAATTGTATagtaagtttgaaatgtttgagtTTAAAGTATTTGCTATTTGGAAGTATGTCGATGAATTATGATGTGTCGCGGGCTCGTTACTGATCTTTCACGCGAATCAAGGAGATTTTAATCTGATTTAGACGCCCTTTAATTTTATATTTATCAAAATTCAAGGAAGGAATCTTTCATCGTGAAAGTAGTCTGCAAACCTCATCTTACCTGGTAACCATAGTGTGCATAGAGGTAAAGCATTTGCCCTTTTCTGACCGCTAATCCTTATGACCTTTTGACATCTATGATTTCAGCCTCCTCCTGAGCCTCACCCTGAGCTTAGGATAAAATTAATACCACCACGTAAAAATTATCCCGTGTACGCTAAATAACATCCGCCTGGGACAACACTTCCAGTACTGTGGAGGCCGCAGTCCATGATTGGCGCAAGCGCAGAAGATCCACTTTTGGCCTATACATAAAGATTTGGTACTCTTAATAAAAGTAGGTACAAGGAGGCTTTTATTTTGGATCTGTTGGTAATCTGGATTTGGCTGTTACAGGTTAGGGCTTTTACCTTCCTATTGTgtaaaaaatcagactttcatctatgtttgtggtgtctgtaggttGTAGAAGTTTGGCGTTTTGGTGTGGTTATCCGGTAATGaagagggtcaaaggtcaactccTGGAAACATGGCTGGATACGTACGGTTTGTGCCGATCCTAATAAAAAGTTAAAACTATTCTCTAAATTAGAGGTCAGACACCCTTGCCAATGTAAGTTTTTCCTGGACTTAAACTCAGGTAGACGATTTTTGACAGATGATTACCATACATTAGCAGGTATCGATTACTGTATTGCGGCCTGGAGTTCCCGGGAAGCACACGGTGGCCAGATGTCAAACCTGATTTACTTGTCCTAGCAAATCTGCTTCTGATTATTGAAGTAGATGACAAATAGACGTTTTAATCTTGACACCCCGATAATCATACAGAGGGTAGAAATCGATACTAAGTTATCCATGTGAAAAAGACCAATGGTAAACTATCCTTTTCAAAAAGACCAATGGTAAACTCTTACTGGTAAACTGCTAGAGTGTTCGAAACAAAAAAGCCGAACTGGCGACTTTAATTGAGACGTACAAACCAGATATAATAGCAGACTcagagtcatggctcaatcgagacatagcaagcagtgagatattccctgacaactacatAGCACACCGTTAAGACAGACAAACTGTATTCCAGgttaacagggatgatttgattgtcattcATAGGCCAGATCTAGACACAGGCTGTGAGATCATTTGGACACAGACTCAACTAGCAAGAAAGAAACCgctaatgattggtacatactatagacctccatcgGACCAGGGCATAGCCTGGATGAAGTCCATAAATAAAATGGATCTAAAATTAACTCTGAATATTtgatcatccttggagactttaacacacctggtatGAATCGGGATGCTCGCATAACACATAACACCCAGAACCATTCAGGGcaggcacagaagctactgcacttagtggataaccatgggtttttccaaacagttcaagagcccactaggaatgATAATCTCTTGGAACTGGTCTTAGTTAATAGCCGAAACATAATtgaaaagaccacagtagttcctggaataagtgaccacgacatggtattgATGGATGTTaaccttgcacccaaacaaaacaggagacctaagaaggcattgtcgtaagaaacaacgtctttacaacaaagctaagagaacagggcgagaggaagacatgaacaaatacaaaagaGTTAAAAAGGGTGTACAGAAAtgcataagagcagcacattcaaaatatgtggcagacatactgggggaagccataattgacaaacccaaaacattctggccATATataaaaggcctaagaagagaccttgtcggcgtagcccctctaaagatgGGGAATTCCATTatcagtgatagcgagaaaaaagcagaggcactcagttcacagtttaaaagtgtgttcacagaagaagacaaaaacaaacatgccaGCTCTCGGACAGCCTTATACCCCTCCCATGCATGGAACACActgatttcccctaatggtgtcgaaaaatgcttcaaggtctcaatccatctaaagcatcttgtccagaccaaataccacattggttcctcaaaatgacaacCCCCGAAATAGCAACTGTGTTAACCAATAATTTCCTACACgcgttagacacaggagaaattcccaaagactggagggatgcaaatatatgtgcaatttttaaaaagggagatagagcggtTCCCGGTAACAACCGACCtatatcactgacctgtatatcctgcaaactacttgaacacattaccCATaatcatgtcatgaaacacttaaaATAGTTTCACCATATTTACTGACTACcgacatggattcagagcaaagcgatccatagaaacacagcttatattgacagtttacgacatagctggcgcactgaacagtaaaaacaCAGATCTAGCATAActtgcgtgcctgcaaagcttgtagcttacgccaaatggcggttataccggctatatagatacaggtaTAGATTTCATTTCAGATACAAGTTCTGAACATCCCCTAGCTCGCCAGG
Protein-coding regions in this window:
- the LOC136442019 gene encoding collectin-10-like, which gives rise to MESWGQLALGLPDLLDLREKKEPWGQLDLRENGVHRGSCPERYAMWRGICYKGFKIPLNFHDATETCRKDGGTLAMPRDAESNAFLSSLKQPFFAHLIGLHQREEGKFEWIDGSPLEKYTLWHPSQPE